In the genome of Streptomyces sp. NBC_00259, the window AGGCGATCACCATGGTCCAAGCAGGGATTGTGGTCAGCCAGTTCTTCAACGCACTCGCGGTGCGCACCGACCGGCAGAGCGTGTTCCGGATCGGGCTGCTGTCCAACCCCTGGCTGCTTGCCGCCGGCTGCTTCGGCATCGCGCTGATGGCGGCCATCAGCTACCTCCCCCCGCTGCAGGCCCTCTTCAACACCGCGCCGCTGGACGCCGCCGACTGGGCGGTTCTCGCCGGCTTCGGAGCACTGCTGCTGGCAGCCGAGGAAATCCGCAAATGGTGGCTGCGCCACCGGCCGAGGAGCTCGACGGGAGGAGCGGGATGAGAGTGATCATCGCAGGCTGCGGGCGGGTGGGATCCACACTCGCCGTCCAGCTCGTCACCGAAGGCCATGACGTACGGCTCATCGATCGCCTGCCCAGGACCCGCAGGCATCTGCCCGACACTTTTCCCGGTGGGTTCCACGAGGGCAACGCGTACAGCCGCGTCGTACTGGACGCGGCGGGTATCGAGCACGCGGACGCCTTCGTCGCCGTCACCTCGGGCGACAACAGCAACATCGTCAGCGCGCGGACAGCCAAGGAGACCTATCGTGTCCCGATCGTCCTCGCCCGCATCCACGACCCCCGCCGCGCCGACATCTACCGCGATCTCGGCATCCCCACCATCGCCAGCGTCCGCTGGACGGTCCACCAGATCCACCAGATGCTGCTGCACCGCCACCTCACGCCCGAACTCGCCTTCGGCAACGGCGAAACCCTGCTGATCCGGTCCGAGCTGCCCGCCTACCTCACGGGTCGGCTGCTGACCGAGTTCGATGTCGACGGCGAGATCCGTGTCGTGGAGGTGACCCGCGCAGGGCGCTCCCTCGTGCCCTCCCACAGCACCCCCGCCGAAGTCGGCGACCTGGTCACCTTCGCCGTCGCTGCCACCGCCCTCGGCCGCTTGCGCGGCTTCCTGGACAAGGAGCTCGGGGCATGAAGGCCCTCATCGCAGGCGCCGGGCGCCTGGGCACCCAGATCGCCCAGGTCCTCGCCGCCGCCCGCAACGACGTCACCCTCGTCGACGTCGACGAGGACCGCATCGCCGAGCTCGAAGGCCACCTTCCTGTACGCCTCGTCCCCGGGGACGCCTGCGAGCCCGCCTTCCTCGAACACGCGGGCGCTCACACCGCCGACCTCATCATCGCTGTCACCGGAAACGACGAGGACAACCTCGTGATCAGCCTCCTCGCCAAGCGGAAGTTCGCCGTCCCCCGTGTCGCGGCACGTGTCAACGACCCGGAGAACGCCTGGCTCTTCGACCGGAACTGGGGAGTCGACACCGCGGTCCCCGCCGCCACGCCCCTCATCTCCCTCATCGAGGAAGCCACCGGCGCCACCGATACCGTGTCGCTCCTGCGCCTGAGCAAAGCGGGTGTCGACGTGATCGAAACCGCCATCACACCGCAGTCCCGCGCCGCGGGCCGCACACTCGCCGAGATCACCCTCCCCGCAGGCACCGTCATCGCCACGGTCGTCCGCGAGGGCCAACCCACCGTCCCCACGCCCGAGATGCGGCTCCGGCCCGGCGACGAACTCCTCCTGGTCTCCCACTCCGCGACCGAGCAGGAGATCCATGCCGCCTTCCAGTAGCCGCCGCGGGCCGGACGCCGCACTGGCCCGCAGCCGGGCTGTCACAGGCGGTGTGCAAAGGTGACGGGGTGAGAGCCGACATCGGCGACGTGGACCATGTACTCCTACGCAGCCCCTGACGGCAGCAGCTCATGGCCGGCCGAGCGCCGCGCGCCGGTTGCCCCTCAGCGTCCTGCGACGGAATTTCAACGGCTCCCTGGAGACATACGGCCCCTCGCCGGTCAGGGGTGGAGCACCAGCCCCGACGGTATCCCCCGACCGTCTGATGCGGACCGGCGCTCATGAGCCGGCTCGCCGTGGCACCCGGGCTCGCCCTGCTCTCGTGTGTCGGCCCGGACCGACACCCACCCATGCCGGATCCTTGCCTCGGGGGGAGCCACTGCCTCGAGAACACTCCCCGCTCGAATGAGAAAGGGGAGTGTGCCGTGAAGGCATCCGAGTACATGATGTCGCCGGTTGTGACGGTGCGCCCGGATACCTCGGCGGCCCAGGCCGCCCGCCGCATGCGCCAGGACTCGGTCGGCTGCCTGCTGGTCGTCGACGACAGCGGCGACCTGCGCGGCATCGTCACCGACCGCGACCTGGTGATGCGCTGCCTGGCCCTCGACATCCCCCCGGATACTCCCGTCTCGCGGCTGATGACACCCTCCGTGATCACACTCGCATCCACCGACGACATTCGGACCGCCTACCGGACCTTCCGCAGATCCGGCGTGCGCAGGCTGCCCGTCATGGACGAGAACGGGCACGTCGCCGGGCTCCTGACCATCGACGACCTCTTCCTCGACGTCTTCCAACGCCTCGCCGACGTACTCGGCCCGGTCGCCTGGACGGTACTGCGCGATCCAAGCGACTCCTACGGCGTGTCCGGTGACCCACCGGACACCCCCTAGCTACTTGCCCCTGAAGAAGTCGGGGCTGCTGGCGGTGTGACGCTTTGGGGAGAGCTGGTGGGAGCCATCGGTTGGCCGGGACAGTTGACGTGGGTCATCGGCAGCCGGGGGTGGTGGCGATGTTGCGTGTCGCGGGAGTGCAGGACTCGTGGTGGGACGTGCTGCCGGAACAGACGCGACAGCTGTCCCCGGAGCTGGCCCGGATCGATGCGTTCTTGGACGACGAACGGTTCATTGCCCCGTGGCGGGCGGTGTTCGCCGAGCGGCTGGGGCGTCCCTCGGTCCCGGTCGAGACACTGCTGAGGCTGCTGTACCTCAAGCATCGCTAGGAGCTCGGCTACGAGACGTTATGCCGCGAGGTGGCGGATTCGCTGAGCTGGCGGCGGTTTTGCAGGATCCCGTTGACCTCTCCGGTGCCGCACCCCACCACGCTGATCAACCTGGTACGCCGCAGCGGCCCGCAGATCGTGGAACACCTCAACGCCGCGCTGCTGGGGAAGCTGGTCGAGGACAAGCTCGTGCGGTGTCGCAAGCTGCGGATCGACACCACCGTGGTCGAAGCCGATATCGACCACCCCACGGACGCCGATCTGCTGGAGCACGGGGTGCGCAAGCTGGGCCGACTGGTGAGGCGGATCAAGTCCGCGGGCGCCGCCAGGCGCACCCGTTTCCGGGACCGAAGCCGGTCAGCGGGCCGCCGCGTGAAGGAGATCTCACGCACGCTGCGGCGGCGCACCGGCCAGGCCATGGGCGAGATCGACCGGCTTACCGGCGAGATCGCCACGGTGGCCCGGGCAACACTGCGGGAGGTGACCGCAGTGGAGCGCAACGCCCGCCGGACACTGGGCAAACGGCCGTCAGGACAGCTCGCGTATCTGCTGGGTGAGCTGGCCGAGAGCGTGGCAGGCACCCGACGGCTGCTGGAGCAGACCGCTTTGCGGCTGGCCGGCATCCGCACAATCCCCGACCGACTGGTTTCGCTGGCCGACCCGGACGCCCGGCCGATCCGCAAGGGCAAGCCCCAGCACCCCACCCAGTTCGGTTACACCGCGCTGGTGGCCGAGGATGAACGCGGTTTCGTCGTCGATCACCAGCTCCAGCGCGGGAACCCACCCGACGCACCTCAGCTGGTGCCCTCGGTGGGACGCGTCACCAGGCTGACCGGCCGGCCGCCCGGCACGGTCGTCGCCGACCGCGGCTTTGGCACCGCGGCCAACGACCTGGCACTCGCCGAACTCGGCGTCCAGCGGATCGGCCTTCAACGAGCCGGCAAGCCCGGAAAGACACGCCGCGAATACGAACGCAGCCGCTCATTCCGACGGATGCGGAACTGGAGAGTTGGTATCGAGGCCCGCATCAGTCACCTCAAGCGCACCTTCGGACTCCGCCGCACCCGCCTGCGCCGCCTGGCGGGTGCGCAGAGCTGGACCGGACTCGGGATCTTCGCCTACAACCTGCAGCGGATGGCCGTCGTCAGCCGATGACACGGCCCCACCCGCAGGTGACGCCACCACGATCCGCCCCCGAAATCGCCTCTGAGCTGGGCGAACTCTTTTTCAGGGGCAAGTAGCTAGGCCCTCTCCCGCGGTGCGGCCCGCTCCAGGTCGTCTTCGACGGCGGGGCCGGGCCCGCCCCACCCTGCAGGGCCCTGCTCCGATCGGCCCGGGACGTGACCGTCACCGTGCGGCCCGGTTCAGGCTCGGCGACTCTGGAGGCAGGAGCAGACGTCGGGAGGAGCGCCCATGCGCTGCGAGACGATCCGTAAGGACCCGGTTCCGGGCGTCACACCGAATCTGGCCGACTACGAACAGGCTCGTTCTGGTTTCACCTGGTCCCGGGCGCGCGAGGAACTGGCCGGTCTGCCCGGGGGCGGGCTGAACATCGCGCACGAGGCGGTCGACCGGCATGCCCGTCCGGGCCACGGGGACAAGATAGCGCTGCGGTGCATCGCCCGCGACGACACCGTCTCGACGGTCACCTACGCCGAGCTGGCCCGCCGTACGGCCCGCTTCGCGAACGTCCTGCGATCGCTCCACCTCGGCCATGGCGACCGGGTGTTCACCCTTCTGGGCCGTTGTCCCGAGCTCTACACGGCAGTGCTGGGCACTCTGAAGAACACCAGCGTGCTCTGTCCGCTCTTCTCCGCATTCGGCCCCGACCCCGTCGAGCAGCGGCTGCGGCTCGGCGACGCCCGGCTCCTGGTCACCACCGCGGCCCTGTACCGGCGGAAGGTGGCGGAGCGCCGGTCGTCGCTGCCCGGCCTCGACCATGTACTCATCGTGGGGCCCGGCGCAGAGGAACTGCCCGGCACGGTCTCCTTCGACGAACTGATGTCCGCCGCCCCGGACACGTTCACCATCCCGCCCACCTCACCCGACGACATGGCTCTGCTGCACTTCACGAGCGGAACCACCGGCACTCCCAAGGGTGCAGTCCATGTCCACGAGGCCGTGGTGGCCCATTACGCCACGGCCGCGTACGCGCTCGATCTGCACCCTGGGGACGTGTACTGGTGCACTGCCGACCCCGGCTGGGTCACGGGCATGTCGTACGGCATCGTCGCTCCGCTCGTCCACGGCGTGACGCTCGTCGTCGATGAAGGCGACTACGACGCCCGGCGCTGGTACCGGATCCTCGGCGAACAGCGGGTCAGCGTCTGGTACACCGCCCCCACGGCCCTGCGGATGCTCATGCGCGCCACGCCCCGCCACGGGCCGTACGACCTACCCCGCTCGTACGACCTGTCCGACCTGCGCTTCATCGCCTCCGTCGGCGAGCCGCTCAACCCCGAGGCGGTGCTGTGGGGCCAGGAGGTGCTGGGCCTTCCGGTGCACGACAACTGGTGGCAGACCGAGACCGGCTGCATCATGATCGCGAACTTCGTGGCATGCGACATCCGGCCGGGTTCGATGGGACGTCCGCTGCCGGGTGTCGAGGCAGCCGTGCTGGAGCGAGGCGAGGACGGCCGGGCGCTGATCACCGACGGCCGGGTGACGCTGGTCGAGAACCCCGACGTCGAGGGTGAGTTGGCGTTGCGGCCGGGCTGGCCGTCCATGTTCCGCGGCTATCTGCACGACAAGGAGCGTTACGAGGCCACGTTCGCCGACGGCTGGTACCTGACCGGCGACCTGGCCCGGCGTGATGCTGACGGCTGGTACTGGTTCGTGGGGCGAGCCGACGACGTCATCAAGTCCGCGGGACATCTGATCGGCCCGTTCGAGGTGGAGAGCGC includes:
- a CDS encoding potassium channel family protein — its product is MRVIIAGCGRVGSTLAVQLVTEGHDVRLIDRLPRTRRHLPDTFPGGFHEGNAYSRVVLDAAGIEHADAFVAVTSGDNSNIVSARTAKETYRVPIVLARIHDPRRADIYRDLGIPTIASVRWTVHQIHQMLLHRHLTPELAFGNGETLLIRSELPAYLTGRLLTEFDVDGEIRVVEVTRAGRSLVPSHSTPAEVGDLVTFAVAATALGRLRGFLDKELGA
- a CDS encoding potassium channel family protein, producing MKALIAGAGRLGTQIAQVLAAARNDVTLVDVDEDRIAELEGHLPVRLVPGDACEPAFLEHAGAHTADLIIAVTGNDEDNLVISLLAKRKFAVPRVAARVNDPENAWLFDRNWGVDTAVPAATPLISLIEEATGATDTVSLLRLSKAGVDVIETAITPQSRAAGRTLAEITLPAGTVIATVVREGQPTVPTPEMRLRPGDELLLVSHSATEQEIHAAFQ
- a CDS encoding CBS domain-containing protein; amino-acid sequence: MKASEYMMSPVVTVRPDTSAAQAARRMRQDSVGCLLVVDDSGDLRGIVTDRDLVMRCLALDIPPDTPVSRLMTPSVITLASTDDIRTAYRTFRRSGVRRLPVMDENGHVAGLLTIDDLFLDVFQRLADVLGPVAWTVLRDPSDSYGVSGDPPDTP
- the acsA gene encoding acetate--CoA ligase, producing MRCETIRKDPVPGVTPNLADYEQARSGFTWSRAREELAGLPGGGLNIAHEAVDRHARPGHGDKIALRCIARDDTVSTVTYAELARRTARFANVLRSLHLGHGDRVFTLLGRCPELYTAVLGTLKNTSVLCPLFSAFGPDPVEQRLRLGDARLLVTTAALYRRKVAERRSSLPGLDHVLIVGPGAEELPGTVSFDELMSAAPDTFTIPPTSPDDMALLHFTSGTTGTPKGAVHVHEAVVAHYATAAYALDLHPGDVYWCTADPGWVTGMSYGIVAPLVHGVTLVVDEGDYDARRWYRILGEQRVSVWYTAPTALRMLMRATPRHGPYDLPRSYDLSDLRFIASVGEPLNPEAVLWGQEVLGLPVHDNWWQTETGCIMIANFVACDIRPGSMGRPLPGVEAAVLERGEDGRALITDGRVTLVENPDVEGELALRPGWPSMFRGYLHDKERYEATFADGWYLTGDLARRDADGWYWFVGRADDVIKSAGHLIGPFEVESALMEHPSVVEAGVIGRPDPVAGNIVKAFVSLRPGIEPSPELERELLAFSRRRLGPAVAPREIAFDQNLPKTRSGKVMRRLLRARELGLPTGDLSTLEGST